DNA sequence from the Pedobacter sp. W3I1 genome:
CCAATACCTTTGGGTTTGAAAGGTCCATAAGTGCTTTGGTCTCGAAACTGAAATCGTCGCGTGTTTCCATCACCATAAACAGGCGGTTGGAAATGCGGTAGATTTCCATATCCAATATACCCGAATCGGTTATACTGCGTTTAATTTCAGGCCATCCATTAACATGGTAGGCTTCATATTCTGCGATGAGTTTTTCATCATCAACCAGGTCAAGGGCCAGGCAGTATCTTTTCATTTGTAACTATAAAATTTCAACTGGTTGATTAATGATATCGTCTCAAGTAATTTCCTGGATGCAAGTGAAGCCTCAATCCCGTTAAAAGACCGGGCAATATTACCGCCAGTGTGGAGCGTTTAGTTTCCATCAAAGAACATGTAAACTTTATGCTGTTATTTTTTAAATTCTATTTTAAATCCTGTTACCGACCAGGTGGGATAATTTTTCGGCTTTTTGATCACCAGTGAACCATCAGTTTGCGTCCAGTCCAGTTTTTCTTTACTGCCCAAAAGGGAAACCGAACTGATCGGTTTATCAAGATATTTAGATTTTTTTCCTAATAATTCCATTTTTATATCTGTTTTGGGAACACTTAGGCAGAAAGCAAAAAGGTTGCCCCCCTTTGTTGTATAACGGATATCTGTAGCCTCATATTCCCTGGTATCTGTCAATCCACCGAAATTGCCTTTTTTCTGGTTCGATTTAATCGTAGATGGTCCTTCTCCGTATACTTTCCATGGCCTTGTGGCATAAATTCCTTCTCCATAAGTTTTGGTCCATTCCCCTACTTCCGTTACTATTTTGATTACATCAGGCTCTAAGTCGCCTTCTGGGGTTTGTACAACATTAATCAGCAGGTTTCCATTTTTACTTACCACGTCAATCAAAAGCTGGGCAATTTCATTTGCACTCCTGTAGCGTTGTCCTGTTCGGTAATACCAATCGCCAATTGAGGTATCGGTCTGCCACGGAAAAGGGCTGATCGAATCCAATACACCGCGTTCAACATCCTGCGCCCATTTACCTTCAGAGGGTTCTTTAGGTGTATAAACAGCTTCAAGTTTACCTTTATTTTTAGCCATATCCTGATTATAATAATGGGCAAGCATTTTACGCCCGTATTCTTCAAAAGGAAGTTTGCTATCAGAATAAAGCAGGTCAGGGTGATAGTTATCAATAAGTTCGGTTACATTTTCTAACCATTTTTTATGCCATGCAGGATTATTGGTAAGCCATTCTTTTATATTGCTTGAATCAGCAGGCAAATGATACAGGTCTGAATATTGAGGATCGCGACCATCATACGGAACTCCGGCAAACTGGCCTGTTTTATCCGATCCATGGCTGGGTTGAAACCAGTTGAAACTTGCAGCAAGATGCTCAGAAACCCCAAAACGGAGGCCTTCTTTTTTTGCTGCTTTCTGCCAGAGGCCAACCACATCCTTGTGTGGCCCCATATTTACCGAATTCCACTTATGTATCTTCGAATTCCACAAAAAGAACATATCGTGGTGAGAACCCATACTTACAAAATATTTGGCTCCCGCTTTTTTGTATAGGGCCATCAACTGTTCAGGATTCCATTTTTCTGCCTTCCAAAGCGGAATAATGTCTTTGTAGCCAAATTTGGATGGTGTCCCATAATGTTCTACATGATATTTATTCTGATTATTGCCTTGTATATACATGTTTCGGGCATACCAGTCGCCCTGACGGGGAACTGCCTGAGGGCCCCAATGCGACCAGATACCAAATTTGGCATCACGGAACCAATCGGGATATTTATACTGTTTTAAGGATTCGTTGGTTGGACTGAATTTACCCTGTTCAGGGTTATCGGTTTTTTGCTGTGCCTGTGCATTTAACAACATGGAAATTGCAATCATGCATACGAATATTCTTTTTTTCATTTGATGTGATAATTTAAACGCTACTATTCCAGTTTTAAAATATATAATGAGTTAAGAACCGGGGGCGGAATGTTCAATAGCAATGATCGGAAGTATAATCAATTGCAAGAAGCCGTCTCCCCTAACGATTTTATATTTGGTTATTATGATCAAAAATAAACATGTTATCCGATCTAATTTTGGATATATTAGACTTTTTATTGTAAAAATCCGACATTTAGAAAATGATTAAAAGAGTACTGCAAAATACTTTTTCGCTACTCAATGTAGATTATGTGAAATTAACGGCCAAATGGAATTACCAGAATGTGATCAGTCCTTATTTCCGGATTTATTACATAGACGATGGAAATGGTGAGGTAGCCGACCAGTCGGGGTCTTTAAAACTTGAACCTGGATATTTATATATTATACCGAGTTTCACACTTTGTAATCTACATTGCAATGGATATTTAAGCCAGTATTTCGTGCAGTTTTTTGAAGAATCTGTAGACGGGACTTCTCTGTTTGCGCGGAGCCGTAATGTTTCAAAGATTAAGGCAACACCGATGGACATTGATCTTTTTAAGCGACTGCTAGAAATAAATCCCGGCCGTGGCATTAACAGGTCTGATGATCCAAAGATTTATGAGAAAAATATTTTTTACAGAGAATACCAGGAGCTGAACAATATGCAGGGCTTAGCCAGCTACCTGGAAACCCAGGGCATACTGCTCCAATTGACGGGACGTTTGCTCCAACCACAGTTACATCGTAAACATGAGGACCGGCATGCTCCGGCCAAGATCGTGGAAACGGTTGGTTATATCCTGGTAAATTTGCAGCAGGAATTATCCGTAACTGGTCTTGCCTCCCGTGTTAATCAGCACCCCGATTATTTCTCTCGCTTATTCAAAACTTTTACCGGCCAGCGCCCTGTTACCTTTATTCTTGAAAAACGGATCGAGCGGGCGCAGTATTTATTGGCCACCAGCCGGCTTGCCTATTCGGATATTGCGGTACAAACCGGATTTGATAATCTCTCCTACTTCTCAAAATCATTCAAAAAACTTACTGGTATGTCTCCCAGTGCCTATAAAAAACAGGTATATAGAGTAGGTTTCACTTTATAACAAAGATCTTGAAACATTTTTGTTGCTACCGGCTTAAACCAGCCGTTTTTATCGATTACAAAACATTGTGTTGATTCACCAGAAACAGCCCTTATTTAAGGCCCTGTGTGCTATTATCGGAAGATTATAACCCATCCGCCAGCTCAATTTATTAACATCTGTACTCCTTTTTATTAACATCTGTACCATTAGAGCAGATTAGCTATGGCTATTTTTAATTATTGATATGCCGCCTGTATAAAGCACAGCTGAGTTTTATATTTTTTATTTCCACGAAGCTTTTCAATCCGAATTACGTCCAATCTGTTGCGCATTTATCCGGGTGGCTTATCAATTAATAACCATCTATAACCAAAACCATTATGAGCATGAAAACCATGAATCTAACACGGCTGTTAGAACCAACGAAATTACGGCTACGGCTTATGCTGTTGATGCCCAGGAGCACTTTACCAGTTAGGATACCGCTCCTCTACAGAGAAAATGTAACATCGGCCAATGGCAACAAATCTTTTTCCAACGTTAATTTAATAAAACGCAGCACATTATGCTTACGGGCACCGATGGTTCCATATTCGTGCCATTAGCAAAAACCATCTGTTAAAAATACTAACCATTACCAACTGTTGTTAGATGCACCATCTAATACAGTTTACTAACCAAATCTATATCATATGAGAACCTTAAACTATGTTATCTGCATTGTTGTGACGCTTTTTTTCACAAGATGTCAAAAGCCTGAAGTTGCCATTCCAGAATCAACGATCAATAAAAAAACAGCCCGTGCGTTAACAGCAACAAGTTATCCAAGTTATAATTTATCTCCTCTTCCAGCCGATCAATCAGGTGTAGGCAGTACAGCACTCCAGCTTTCTAAAAAATTCCAGTTAGGCTGGAATATTGGCAATACCCTTGAGGCAACAGGTGGTGAAACGAATTGGGGAAATCCGGTGGTGAGTCAGGCACTTATCGATCAGGTTAAAAGAAGTGGTTTCACTGCAGTCCGGATCCCTTGCTCATGGAACCAATACATGGCCAACAGCGCTACGGCACAACTTCAGCAATCATGGCTTAACAGGGTAAAGCAGGTTGTGCAATACTGCGTAAACGATGGCCTTTATGTAATTTTAAATATCCATTGGGACGGCGGATGGTTGGAAAATAATTGCACCACGGCCCAACAGGCCCAGGTTAATGCATTACAAAAAGCCTTTTGGGAACAGATTGCGACACAAATGCGTGATTTTGACGAACATGTAATGTTCGCTAGTGCAAATGAACCTGCGGTATCAGATGCAACCGGTATGAGTGTGCTGCTTTCCTATCATCAAACCTTTGTAAATGCAGTCAGATCAACCGGGGGGCGCAATAGTTACAGAGTACTGGTTATCCAGGGGCCAACCACCAACATTGAATACACCAATAATTTAATGAATACGCTCCCTACAGACCCAGCGGCTAATCGTTTGATGGTTGAAGTGCACCACTATACTCCGTTTAATTTTGCAGGTTTAACCCAGGATGCAAGCTGGGGCAATATGTTCTATTACTGGGGCAATGGATACCATTCTACAACCGATCCTTCACGAAATGCGACTTTTGGCGAAGAATCGAACGCCGCGACAGAGTTTGCATTAATGAAGACCAAATACGTTGACAAAGGTATTCCGGTTATCTTGGGAGAATACGGCGCAATTCGTCGGCTAAACACACTTTCTGGAGATGCATTAACCCTGCACCTGGCCAGCAGGGCGTATTATCTAAATCACATTACCCACCAGGCATTATTATACGGCCTGCAACCATTCTATTTTGACGACGGATCAGCCGGAAACAATGCATTCAGGCTCATAGACAGGCAGACTAATGGTGTGGCCGATCAACAGGGACTGGCTGCAGTGGTGCAAGGTACCCAAAATAATACGGCCTCAACCATCCAGGTGGGGCAGGTTTACCAGATTGTAAACAGATATAGTTTTAAAGCATTGGAATTTGGGGGATGGGCTACTGCCAATCAAACACCCGCGCAGCAGTGGGGTTATGTAGCTGGGGCGAACCAGCAGTTTAAAGTAGAAGATGCGGGCGGTGGCTATTACCGGTTAACCCCAATGCATGCTACCGGAAAGTGTTTAGAAATTTCTGGCTGGAATACTGCTGATGGCGGTCAGGCAGCATTATGGGATTATAGCGGTGGCGCCAATCAAAAATGGTCAATTCAGATTACCACAAATGGATATTATAAAATCGTTAATGCAAATAGCGGAAAAGCTTTGGATGTTCTTAATTCTTCGCTCAATAATGGTGGTGCAGCTGTACAATGGACTTACTCGGGAGGCCGCAATCAGCAATGGGCCTTTCTGAAAATATAGATACTTACAATGCTAATATAGATACAATTTTTGTATGCAACAGGCATTTTTTTTGTAAATATTATGCAACAATGATCGTTAAACGTATTGCTAAGTAAAATGCAATTCCCGGATGTTAGTTTCATCCGGGAATTTGTTTTTTAAACGGAAGAGAAGGCCAAAGACATCCCTATAGCCGGATTTTAATACCACAGACAGCGCAATAATAAGATCTGTACCGATCATTTAACGATGCTATGAAACAAATTGGTTAACATTTGTACTCCTATTTATTAACAATTGTACCCTATTGCCATACCGTTTATAATTATTTTCAATAGTTATAAATACTGACATATAACCTAAACCAGTTTAAGCTATTTACAATTGATGCAACTGCATGTTTTTAACAGGCAGTTAATCAATTACAAATTACAGCCTGTTCGGTTCAACAAATCAGTATGATTAAAAATTACCATATATAAACCAATAAACGATTATGAGCATGAAAATTACCAATTTACTAAGGCTGCTCGCCCCAGCCAGATTACGGCTCCTGCTGCTGTTGCTTTTGCCGATGAGTGCATTGCCGGTTATTGCACAAACCACTAGTATTAAAGGAATTGTAACCTCAGCCGATGATAACAGGCCGCTTCCAGGAGTTACAGTAATGGAAAAAGGGAAGCAAAACGGAATGGTTACCAATCCCGATGGTTCTTATTCACTTAACGTTCTAAAAGATGCCACTCTTGTGTTTTCTTCTATCGGTTTTGCAACCATGGAGGTTAAAGTAGATGGGAAAACGACCCTAAATATAAAACTGCAAAGTGATATCAGCTCCCTTAACGAGGTTGTGGTTATCGGTTATGGAACCGCCCGGAAAAAAGATCTCATCGGCTCAGTAAACGTGGTGTCAGCTAAGGATGCCGGCGCCAATACCAATACCAGTGCCGCACAGCTCCTTATAGGTAAAGCCCCCGGTGTACAGGTATTAAATTCAAACGGTAGTCCTGGTTCAAATGCCCAGATCATCGTACGTGGAACCGGCTCTTTTACCAATGTTGAGCCACTCTATGTGGTAGATGGGATACAAAGCGATGCCAATCTTTTTAACACGATCAATCCACAAGACATTGATAATATTACCATTTTAAAAGATGCGGCCTCTACGGCCATTTATGGTGTTGCCGCCGCTAATGGTGTGGTTATCGTTACCACCAAAAAAGCTAAAAGCGGTATCCCGCAGATATTATTTGACTCGCAGGTTGGTACTTCATCAGTACGCAAACAACTTGATCTGCTTAATGCAAACGACTATGTCAATCTTATAAAAGATATAGCCGCTACCAATAACCTTACCCCCCCGGCCAAACTAAGTACTCCTTTTGTCGGTGTTGACCGTACCGATTGGCAAAAAGAAATATTCAAAACAGCTTTATCTACCCAAAACAATGCAAGTATAAGCGGTGGCGGCGAAAAGGTTACCTATAATCTCTCATTAGGTTATTTAACCCAACAAGCTACTGTTAAAGATTACCGTTTAAGAAGATTAAACAGCCGTTTTTCACTAGATGAGAAGCTAGGGCGTTTTCATTTCGGCCAAAGCCTTAACATCCGTTACACCAACACTAACGGACAAACAGCCAGCATATTAAATGCCATCAGCTACGCGCCTTATCAGCCAATATACGACCCCGCTATTTTGGGTGGCTACTCTATTCTGACCAATGTTGATGATAACAGTAACGCCGTAAATCCATTACAGAATTTAGGCGTCCAAACCTTATCAAGCAACGATCTGGTATTATATCCGCAGGTTTTTGGCGAAGTAAATATTATTAAAGGTCTAACTTTTAGGTCGCAGCTGGCGGGTGTATATGGCACTTCGACAAATGATTCATACCAGATCCCTTATATAACATCGAACAACCTGGCTTTCAGTCGGCAGGCAGGCCGCTCATTTAACAGTTATTCCAATTATACTTTTGAAAACTACCTTTCTTATAACCGTATTTTTGGCAAACACAGTATATCGGCAACCGCAGGTACCAGTTATATTGATGCCGGATCGAGCAAATACCTGAGTGTATTGGGTACAGGAATGCTAAATGACAATGTAAAAGATATAGGTGTAGCGCCAACAATCACCAGCCAGGCCAACACATCCGGTTATTATACACAGTTTGGCCGGGCCATCTCTTATTATGGCCGCCTGGTATATACCTTTAACGATCGGTATATCTTATCAGGAAGTATCCGCCGCGATGGCTCATCAAACTTTGGCCCTCAAAGCCGTTATGGTAATTTTCCAGGAGTAGGCTTTGCATGGCGCATCAGCGAAGAAGGTTTTGTAAAATCGGCACTGCCGTTTATCAGCGATGCTAAATTACGGGTAGGCTGGGGTCGTACAGGTAATAACAAGTTTGGTTTAACCACAACGCAGGTGTTTACCTTTGGTGGTTCGCCAAACGGTAACCTGATTTATTCGCTTGGCGAGAATGAGGGCTTTGTAAATGGAACAACGGTAACTTCTATTGCAAACCCGCTGTTGAGATGGGAACAAACAGATCAAACCGATATTGGGCTTGATCTAGGCTTCCTGAAAAACAAACTTACGCTTACCCTTGATTACTATAACCGAAAAAGCAGCGGGTTATTAGTGGGCATTCCAATACCAACCAGTGTTGGTGTCGGCGGGTTGAGCGGATTCGGCAGTACATTAATTACCAATGCTGCAGATGCTCAAAATAAAGGTTTCGAATTTCAGTTGGCCTATACTGGCAAAACTAATGACTTTAACTACAATGTTAGTGTAAATGGAGGTTATAACCAAAATAAAACCTTATCACTGGGTGCACAATCGTCAACGCCTATAATTGGAGGATACTTTAACAATTTAAATGGGATCACATTAACCCAACCAGGCTCGCCTATTGGGGCTTTTTATGGCTATTCGGTTGATCATGTAGCCAGCACACAGGCAGAAATTAATGCATTAAATGTAGCTACCAGACAAAGAACCGGAAATCCAGCCAGTGTATATCAGGATGGATTATTACCAGGCGATTTTATATTTAAAGATCTTAATAATGATGGTGTTGTGGATAGTAAAGACCAGAAGATACTGGGCAGTCCAATTCCTAAATTTACATACGGTTTTAATGCAGGGGCATCTTACAAGAACTTCGACCTCAATATCGTTATCTCGGGTGTTCAAGGTGTACAATTGGCCAACTCACTTAAGTTTTACACCGAAAATGCCTCAACCGGACATAATGCTGCTACCGCCATTTTAAACAGGTGGAGAAAACCGGGTGATATCGCCGCTTTGCCAAGGGCAGGCCAAAATGTTACGGCAACAGGGAATTTGAGACCTTCTGATTTTTTTGTTGAGAATGGATCGTACCTGCGGGTACGTAACGTAACCTTAGGTTACACTTTCACAAAAACAGCATTAAATTCTTTCTCAGGTAATGTATTAAGCAGATTACGGGTTTATGTTGCCGCTCAAAACTTATTTACCCTAACAAAATATACTGGATATGACCCCGAAATAAGCACTCAAACCAGTGGTGGTGTTAATGGTGGTGCCACTGATTATATATTTAACCGCGGCATTGATGATGGGCAGATACCACAGCCACGTACATTTTTGGCGGGCATACAAGTTGGATTTTAATGATAAAAAATATTAAAGATATAATGATGAAAAAATATATAAAATATCTGATTGTTGTAGTTTTAATAATTGCAACCGGGGGATGTAAGAAAAGTTTGGACTTGCAAAATAAAAGCGCATACACTTACGATACCTATTTTGCAAGTGATGCAGCCATAAATCAGGCCGTGATAGCCAGCTACGCTACTTTATTGCATAACGGTTTGTGGGCCCGCGAATGGTATTATATTTTTGACCTGCTGGGTTATGATGCCAAAAATGCCCAACCCCTACAGGGCGATCTCCTGGCGCTCGCACAATATAATTTTGCGTCTAACCAACCGCAGCTGGAAGCTATGTGGTCTTCATTATACCGCTTAGTGATGCGATCGAACGTTGTCATCAATCGTGGCCAGGCATGGGCGCCTGCCAATGCAACCGAACAGGCCAATAAAAAGCAATACATTGCCGAGGCTAAATTCCTGAGGGCCTATGCCTATTTTAACCTGGTTAACCTGTATGGCCGCGTACCTCTGCGCAAGGAATATATCCCTTTGCCAACACCAGAAGAAATTAACCTGCCACGTGCTGCTGTTGCGGATATATGGGCCTTTATAGAACAGGATTTAAAAGACGCGCAAGCAGATCTCCCTGTTTCTTATGCCTCAGCCAATTTAGGGCGCGCTACACGCGGTGCTGCCGTTGCCATGCTGGGTAAATCATACCTGTATGAAAAAAAATGGACAAACGCCGTTACCGAGCTCAGCAAACTGACACAGGCACCATATAATTATGCGCTGGCACCTGTATATAATAACCTGTTTGATGACCCCAATCAGAATAATACTGCGCTTAATCCGGAAAGCATTTTCCAGGTGATGAACCAGACCTGGACCGATTGGGGTATAGGCAACCAGTATTACCTGTTTGGTGGCCAGGAAACATGGGGCGGAAAAGCAAGCCACTCTGCCCGTGCACAAGAATACGGCTTTAACGATTGGAACAATGTGTTTATTACGACCACAGCTGTTAAAGCTTTTAGCTACCCCAACCCACAAACCAATGTAGCTTATGTTGATCCGCGTGCGGCTTATACTTTTTACGGAGATGCTGCCAGTGGAGCACAAACCCAATATTGCCAGCTATGCTCAACCGGGCCGGTGTCCTATCCATATGCTACAGCAGGCTATAAATATTTAAAATATGAATATTATAATAAATCTGCAAGCTTTGGTGGGCCGCAAAGTGGTATTAACGGCCAGGTGATCCGTTATGCAGATGTATTGCTGATGCTTGCCGAGGCTTATATACAGCAGGGCAACACCGGAACACAGCCGTTGGCATTGATTAACCAGGTACGCAGCAGGCCAAGTGTTAACGCACCGCTCTATACCAGTCTGGGAGCCCAGCCTCAGGCCATGACAATTCTCATGCGCGAAAGACAACTGGAACTGACAGGTGAACAATCCCGCTATTTTGATCTGATCCGCTGGGGAATCGCACGGCAGACGATTAATTCGCAAAGACAGGCTGAAGATGGCACACAACCCTTTTTAGAAAAAAATACGTTATTGCCCATCCCCTTATCTGAAAAGAACGCAAATCCAAATGTTGGCAAGGATATCAGTAATGACTGGAATTAGGCAGCGTAGTTGATTATTATCGGCTTATTGGTAGCCCTTTACAGTGTATATTGATAGGAGATATTTTTTATTATAATTATAATTCAAAAAGCTTTTCTGGAAACAGGAAAGCTTTTTGTTTAATGGTAAATTTGTTCAGCATAAGCACTCTTTATTAATCAAAAATATTTTAATAAGTTCCACATCAATCGCTAGAAATTCTTTAAGTTTATTGGCTATTATCATTTATATGAACAGCAGAATATTAGCATTATTATTGTTTTTATGCTTAACAGCTCAAGCTTCCGCTCAGGAAACGGCCTGTGACTGTGCCGCTAACCTTGATGAAACCATCCGCAAAACAGCACTTAACTATGCGGGCTTCCCTTCCAAAGTAAATACTAAAACTAAAGCCAGCTATGCCCTTCTGGTCAGCTCGCTGAGATCAAAGTCAAGGCGGCAGCAAAGTGCGAAAGCGTGTTTCGACCTGATTAAACAATATGTCAGGTTCTTTAAAGACAAACATTTTTCCCTTACTTACTATCCAGAGGAGACTACCGAACGGGAGATTATACAGGTAGACAGCATCATCCATACTCTTGAATCAGGCAAAAGTGATGCTGTGGAAGGTATCTGGGTTAATCCCGACAGCTCACTTAAACTTGCCATTAAAAAATTTCCTAACCGGGAGTATAAAGCAATGGTGATTGCCTCAACGGATAAGAAACAGGTTAAAGGGCAGGTATATTTTTCTTTAACACCGCACCAGAAAGGTTTTTTACTGAACCAGTACAATGTATTCGGCAGCACAGATTTATATGCCCGGCAGAGGGGTGGATTACTGCAATTGTGGGGCTTTGCCCTATTCGGAAAAATTTCTGGTAAAGGAATGACCACGGATGAGCAAAAAGAACTTAATACCTGGAAGAATAACAATAATGGGCTGGATTTTAAGCTGCTTGACCAGGAAACAAGTTATCTTAAAATCCCAACGTTTTTTAATAACGACAACAAAATCGAAAAGCTCGTTGCTGCAAGTGACAAAACCATTAGGGCCACTAAGTACCTGATTATCGACCTGCGTGGTAATGGTGGAGGCAATGCTGGCTGGAGCTTTTTACTGCCGTATATAATGACCGGGCCAATCCAGCAGAACGGCTCAAAACTAAGGATCTCCGAAGACAACGTTAAACTTAAACGTGAAGAATTAGAATCTTTCGTCAAAAACCCTGTTCCCAAAGAGATGCAAAAGTATTTTCCTGATAGCTATGTCAATAAACTAAAACGGGTGTATAACGCGCTGGCTGTTACGAATGCAGCCTTCATTGAAATTCCGGGAGTTGCCATACCGCTGGATTCTGTATTGGGTAAACCCCAAAAGGTAGCATTAATCACTGATGGACTTTGCGGAAGCTCAACCGAATTTTTCTTTAATTTGATGCAGCAGAGTGGAAAAACGACGAGGTATGGCAGCAATACGGTAGGTATGATGGACTTTGAAGGACCAACAAGTAGAACGCCACTCCCTTGTAAGCAGCTGGTTTTGATGATTCCCGTATCAAAAATGAGTTGGGCCGATACTCATCCGATAGACCAGACCGGATTTGCCCCGGATGTAAAACTGGATTTACCTCAAAAGGATTGGGTGAATTATGTCAGACAGGATTTAAAGAAAGAAGCCAGGTAGAAGGGCATATCTTCGATTCGATAGGTATACAAGAGCTTATTAATTCCTTAGTGATCCTAAATTGGGAAGTGGCAGTGCTACAAAATACCAACTCAGGTTATATTTTTGTCCGGTTATCGTCCGCTTTTTGTCCGGAACCAATGATCAACTCCCTGCTAGACCGTTGTTGTCTTGTTGTTAAACTGTTGCCAGTCTTAAATCAGCGTCATATCCTTCTGAA
Encoded proteins:
- a CDS encoding L-rhamnose mutarotase, translating into MKRYCLALDLVDDEKLIAEYEAYHVNGWPEIKRSITDSGILDMEIYRISNRLFMVMETRDDFSFETKALMDLSNPKVLEWEALMWKYQQALPIAQPGEKWVLMKNIFRLND
- a CDS encoding alpha-L-fucosidase is translated as MKKRIFVCMIAISMLLNAQAQQKTDNPEQGKFSPTNESLKQYKYPDWFRDAKFGIWSHWGPQAVPRQGDWYARNMYIQGNNQNKYHVEHYGTPSKFGYKDIIPLWKAEKWNPEQLMALYKKAGAKYFVSMGSHHDMFFLWNSKIHKWNSVNMGPHKDVVGLWQKAAKKEGLRFGVSEHLAASFNWFQPSHGSDKTGQFAGVPYDGRDPQYSDLYHLPADSSNIKEWLTNNPAWHKKWLENVTELIDNYHPDLLYSDSKLPFEEYGRKMLAHYYNQDMAKNKGKLEAVYTPKEPSEGKWAQDVERGVLDSISPFPWQTDTSIGDWYYRTGQRYRSANEIAQLLIDVVSKNGNLLINVVQTPEGDLEPDVIKIVTEVGEWTKTYGEGIYATRPWKVYGEGPSTIKSNQKKGNFGGLTDTREYEATDIRYTTKGGNLFAFCLSVPKTDIKMELLGKKSKYLDKPISSVSLLGSKEKLDWTQTDGSLVIKKPKNYPTWSVTGFKIEFKK
- a CDS encoding AraC family transcriptional regulator codes for the protein MIKRVLQNTFSLLNVDYVKLTAKWNYQNVISPYFRIYYIDDGNGEVADQSGSLKLEPGYLYIIPSFTLCNLHCNGYLSQYFVQFFEESVDGTSLFARSRNVSKIKATPMDIDLFKRLLEINPGRGINRSDDPKIYEKNIFYREYQELNNMQGLASYLETQGILLQLTGRLLQPQLHRKHEDRHAPAKIVETVGYILVNLQQELSVTGLASRVNQHPDYFSRLFKTFTGQRPVTFILEKRIERAQYLLATSRLAYSDIAVQTGFDNLSYFSKSFKKLTGMSPSAYKKQVYRVGFTL
- a CDS encoding cellulase family glycosylhydrolase → MRTLNYVICIVVTLFFTRCQKPEVAIPESTINKKTARALTATSYPSYNLSPLPADQSGVGSTALQLSKKFQLGWNIGNTLEATGGETNWGNPVVSQALIDQVKRSGFTAVRIPCSWNQYMANSATAQLQQSWLNRVKQVVQYCVNDGLYVILNIHWDGGWLENNCTTAQQAQVNALQKAFWEQIATQMRDFDEHVMFASANEPAVSDATGMSVLLSYHQTFVNAVRSTGGRNSYRVLVIQGPTTNIEYTNNLMNTLPTDPAANRLMVEVHHYTPFNFAGLTQDASWGNMFYYWGNGYHSTTDPSRNATFGEESNAATEFALMKTKYVDKGIPVILGEYGAIRRLNTLSGDALTLHLASRAYYLNHITHQALLYGLQPFYFDDGSAGNNAFRLIDRQTNGVADQQGLAAVVQGTQNNTASTIQVGQVYQIVNRYSFKALEFGGWATANQTPAQQWGYVAGANQQFKVEDAGGGYYRLTPMHATGKCLEISGWNTADGGQAALWDYSGGANQKWSIQITTNGYYKIVNANSGKALDVLNSSLNNGGAAVQWTYSGGRNQQWAFLKI
- a CDS encoding TonB-dependent receptor, with protein sequence MKITNLLRLLAPARLRLLLLLLLPMSALPVIAQTTSIKGIVTSADDNRPLPGVTVMEKGKQNGMVTNPDGSYSLNVLKDATLVFSSIGFATMEVKVDGKTTLNIKLQSDISSLNEVVVIGYGTARKKDLIGSVNVVSAKDAGANTNTSAAQLLIGKAPGVQVLNSNGSPGSNAQIIVRGTGSFTNVEPLYVVDGIQSDANLFNTINPQDIDNITILKDAASTAIYGVAAANGVVIVTTKKAKSGIPQILFDSQVGTSSVRKQLDLLNANDYVNLIKDIAATNNLTPPAKLSTPFVGVDRTDWQKEIFKTALSTQNNASISGGGEKVTYNLSLGYLTQQATVKDYRLRRLNSRFSLDEKLGRFHFGQSLNIRYTNTNGQTASILNAISYAPYQPIYDPAILGGYSILTNVDDNSNAVNPLQNLGVQTLSSNDLVLYPQVFGEVNIIKGLTFRSQLAGVYGTSTNDSYQIPYITSNNLAFSRQAGRSFNSYSNYTFENYLSYNRIFGKHSISATAGTSYIDAGSSKYLSVLGTGMLNDNVKDIGVAPTITSQANTSGYYTQFGRAISYYGRLVYTFNDRYILSGSIRRDGSSNFGPQSRYGNFPGVGFAWRISEEGFVKSALPFISDAKLRVGWGRTGNNKFGLTTTQVFTFGGSPNGNLIYSLGENEGFVNGTTVTSIANPLLRWEQTDQTDIGLDLGFLKNKLTLTLDYYNRKSSGLLVGIPIPTSVGVGGLSGFGSTLITNAADAQNKGFEFQLAYTGKTNDFNYNVSVNGGYNQNKTLSLGAQSSTPIIGGYFNNLNGITLTQPGSPIGAFYGYSVDHVASTQAEINALNVATRQRTGNPASVYQDGLLPGDFIFKDLNNDGVVDSKDQKILGSPIPKFTYGFNAGASYKNFDLNIVISGVQGVQLANSLKFYTENASTGHNAATAILNRWRKPGDIAALPRAGQNVTATGNLRPSDFFVENGSYLRVRNVTLGYTFTKTALNSFSGNVLSRLRVYVAAQNLFTLTKYTGYDPEISTQTSGGVNGGATDYIFNRGIDDGQIPQPRTFLAGIQVGF
- a CDS encoding RagB/SusD family nutrient uptake outer membrane protein; the protein is MMKKYIKYLIVVVLIIATGGCKKSLDLQNKSAYTYDTYFASDAAINQAVIASYATLLHNGLWAREWYYIFDLLGYDAKNAQPLQGDLLALAQYNFASNQPQLEAMWSSLYRLVMRSNVVINRGQAWAPANATEQANKKQYIAEAKFLRAYAYFNLVNLYGRVPLRKEYIPLPTPEEINLPRAAVADIWAFIEQDLKDAQADLPVSYASANLGRATRGAAVAMLGKSYLYEKKWTNAVTELSKLTQAPYNYALAPVYNNLFDDPNQNNTALNPESIFQVMNQTWTDWGIGNQYYLFGGQETWGGKASHSARAQEYGFNDWNNVFITTTAVKAFSYPNPQTNVAYVDPRAAYTFYGDAASGAQTQYCQLCSTGPVSYPYATAGYKYLKYEYYNKSASFGGPQSGINGQVIRYADVLLMLAEAYIQQGNTGTQPLALINQVRSRPSVNAPLYTSLGAQPQAMTILMRERQLELTGEQSRYFDLIRWGIARQTINSQRQAEDGTQPFLEKNTLLPIPLSEKNANPNVGKDISNDWN